The Miscanthus floridulus cultivar M001 chromosome 7, ASM1932011v1, whole genome shotgun sequence genome includes a region encoding these proteins:
- the LOC136464999 gene encoding aspartic proteinase nepenthesin-2-like, producing MNVLHPDLILPPDTTQDSTRIDGGKPKRNQSLRSQLKVDNFSYCSTNITSTSSPVLLGLPANLSGGASSGAAVQTTPLNTTSTFYYYLNMKSITVGSTTLQVPASAFALNADGTGGTIIDSGTSITSLPPHVFSLLRDAFVSQLNMTPVAVTSLPDVLCFPASTQTTTMPKLQLQFKGATLNLPRENYVFPQDNNTCIAILQSSGGNNMTIIGTYQRQNLHVLYDLAGDTLSFVPAQCDKGSVSASPTVI from the exons ATGAATGTGTTGCACCCGGACTTGATATTGCCGCCTGATACTACACAAGATTCCACGCGTATCGACGGTGGAAAACCCAAACGCAACCAGTCCCTTCGGTCGCAGCTCAAAGTCGACAACTTCTCCTACTGCTCTACCAACATCACGTCGACGTCAAGCCCCGTGCTGCTCGGCCTGCCGGCGAACCTCTCCGGCGGCGCAAGTAGTGGAGCCGCCGTGCAGACTACCCCGCTCAACACGACCTCAACTTTCTACTACTATCTGAATATGAAGAGCATCACGGTGGGGTCAACGACGCTGCAGGTGCCGGCGTCCGCGTTCGCGTTGAACGCCGACGGGACCGGAGGGACGATCATCGACTCCGGCACCTCCATCACGTCGCTGCCGCCGCACGTTTTCAGCCTCCTTCGCGACGCCTTCGTCTCCCAGCTGAACATGACGCCCGTGGCCGTCACGTCCCTACCTGATGTTCTCTGCTTCCCGGCGTCGACACAGACGACGACGATGCCGAAGCTGCAGCTGCAGTTCAAGGGTGCGACGCTGAACCTGCCGCGGGAGAACTACGTGTTTCCTCAGGACAACAACACGTGCATTGCGATACTACAGTCGTCCGGCGGGAACAACATGACGATAATAGGCACCTATCAGCGGCAGAACCTGCACGTACTCTACGACCTCGCCGGCGACACGCTCTCTTTCGTCCCGGCTCAGTGCGACAAG GGGTCTGTTAGTGCGTCCCCAACAGTCATATAG
- the LOC136462454 gene encoding uncharacterized protein, with protein sequence MPPEKQKRKLARLCDLVSSSLLVHLEPAPSPPREDERQLLLALSTVNKTIRRWDQEEAAYELETLSDSGEVHSCCLLLKEHPYGGFGCMANMVSVLVGFLDFCSDYVKHSAGNILISISSTLIKFESIWIQFIELVWVAIHAASKCVHNTSHFTTDSNSNDITSSSSRITSFMTVLNERCLNISGQTMSSLFRVLHAILKFLKHSDSDLTDDFICLSIHHIHKMPWDSFHQLHAGGLANCAKDNRFSFCNDLAQSGILTGSLLQLLSSLLDHSYLEGTDGQDMFVKLVDIVPKIAFSLHGQHDGPKSLYQYLKHKILMVMMRLKPYIQQDCSHIVSWLKLLRHYFEDLLHEPISQHIAKPGNCLEGSPFLLDMVDLVESQDKSTRHLQRQAIYLFLSCSICLSYNRNDGALQCSCKRDECLLGHKVQGCSNHCNCFGLSEISDWFQKCYLNWSLDSNSSSFALSFLELYMEEDDMLFSILLQLLDAPLIFLKIANLETTELVGVKLFSSIFDPVHLFHLLLFLLHYDHMVLVDYLISKDVGVHCAQYLLRCLRLVSQSWHAFVDDSVYSTKIDKLDCKRQRTSGNKDSDRASTSKQYKNGSGCDKEAKNSQKLFLDAKECLYSLKRTVEDLQKKDLFPYNPKPLLRSLARFQELCEQG encoded by the exons ATGCCGCCGGAGAAGCAGAAGCGGAAGCTCGCCCGCCTCTGCGATCTCGTCTCCTCCTCCCTGCTTGTCCACCTC GAacccgcgccgtcgccgccgcgggaAGACGAGCGGCAGCTCCTCCTCGCGCTCTCCACG GTGAACAAGACGATACGACGATGGGACCAGGAGGAGGCAGCTTATGAATtg GAAACTCTTTCTGATTCCGGAGAAGTTCATAGTTGCTGCTTACTACTGAAAGAGCATCCATATGGTGGATTTGGTTGCATGGCGAATATGGTCTCTGTATTG GTTGGTTTCCTTGATTTCTGCAGTGATTATGTCAAACACTCAGCTGGCAATATCCTAATTTCCATATCTAGTACCCTAATTAAGTTT GAATCCATTTGGATTCAGTTCATTGAGCTTGTCTGGGTGGCTATACATGCAGCATCGAAATGTGTTCATAACACTTCACATTTTACAACTGACTCCAACAGTAATGACATCACTAGTTCAAGCTCAAGAATCACAAGCTTCATGACAGTACTTAATGAGCGTTGTCTCAATATCAGTGGGCAAACCATGTCCAGTCTCTTTCGAGTATTACATGCTATCTTGAAGTTCCTTAAACACAGTGACAGTGATTTGACAGATGACTTCATTTGTCTATCCATTCATCATATTCATAAGATGCCTTGGGATTCTTTCCATCAATTACATGCCGGAGGACTTGCCAACTGTGCTAAGGATAACCGATTTAGCTTCTGTAATGATTTAGCACAGTCTGGAATTCTGACTGGCAGTCTTCTCCAGCTACTTAGCTCTTTACTTGACCACAGTTACCTGGAAGGTACAGATGGACAAGATATGTTTGTGAAACTTGTTGATATAGTTCCCAAGATAGCATTTTCCTTACATGGGCAGCATGATGGACCCAAAAGTCTTTATCAGTACTTAAAGCATAAAATTCTG ATGGTAATGATGCGGCTTAAGCCTTACATACAGCAAGATTGTTCACATATTGTTAGTTGGCTGAAATTGCTTCGGCATTACTTTGAAGACCTTCTTCATGAGCCTATCTCACAACATATTGCTAAACCAGGAAATTGTTTAGAAGGTTCTCCGTTTTTATTGGACATGGTAGATTTAGTTGAGAGTCAGGATAAGTCAACTCGGCACTTGCAAAGGCAAGCTATCTATTTGTTCCTTAGTTGTTCCATATGCTTGTCTTACAACAGAAATGATGGTGCACTTCAATGTTCATGCAAGAGGGATGAGTGTTTGTTGGGTCACAAAGTACAAGGCTGTAGTAATCACTGCAACTGTTTTGGCTTATCAGAAATTTCAGACTGGTTTCAGAAGTGTTACCTAAACTGGAGTCTTGACTCAAATTCATCAAGTTTTGCCTTATCCTTTCTGGAATTGTATATGGAGGAG GATGACATGCTATTCAGCATTCTCTTACAACTTTTAGATGCACCACTCATTTTTCTAAAAAT AGCTAACTTGGAAACTACTGAACTTGTTGGTGTAAAACTGTTCTCAAGCATTTTCGACCCAGTTCACCTTTTTCATCTGCTGCTTTTTCTG CTACACTATGATCACATGGTACTTGTTGATTACCTCATATCTAAGGATGTTGGTGTGCATTGTGCTCAGTATCTATTAAG GTGCTTACGCTTAGTTTCCCAGTCTTGGCATGCTTTTGTTGATGATTCTGTTTACTCAACAAAAATAGATAAGCTTGACTGTAAAAGGCAGAGGACTTCTGGGAATAAAGATAGTGACAGAGCCAGTACAAGTAAACAGTATAAGAATGGTTCTGGTTGTGATAAAGAGGCCAAGAATTCACAGAAGCTTTTTCTTGATGCTAAAGAATGCCTTTATTCATTGAAGAGAACAGTGGAAGATCTGCAAAAGAAGGATTTGTTCCCTTACAATCCAAAGCCTCTTCTTAGAAG CTTGGCCCGGTTTCAGGAGCTGTGTGAGCAGGGGTGA
- the LOC136466488 gene encoding uncharacterized protein, with translation MASSARGIMFRRLKTLTISPALASGVTSQRHQLQQRAPVSRTAKGKAKLKAGQPLKRSTIGAKKGAPSTGGGGGGRGRREAIERITNISESCLNASTPLRHLSPKEHLREAKREELGLVSKERQRELDVAKAKAKAKSKGTGGGEGDRVLMGPPGLDYISLGLVDEEAIPKYELTVEDGRRLAKEYSRVLMRRHRARQTAESTLLTLKKEAIAALPEKLRAAAMVPDMTPFPANRYMATLTPPIEGYIEKVREAAKKHSVKEKLR, from the coding sequence ATGGCTTCCAGTGCACGGGGCATCATGTTTCGGCGTCTCAAAACACTAACTATAAGCCCAGCACTGGCATCTGGTGTGACCAGTCAGCGCCACCAGCTTCAACAGCGTGCACCAGTGAGTCGCACAGCCAAAGGAAAGGCTAAGCTCAAAGCAGGTCAGCCTTTGAAGCGTTCCACCATCGGAGCGAAGAAAGGGGCACCTTCCACTGgtggaggcggcggtggccgTGGTCGGCGTGAGGCCATTGAGCGCATTACTAATATTTCAGAGTCTTGTCTCAATGCCTCTACTCCGCTGCGGCACTTGTCACCCAAGGAGCATCTTCGCGAAGCTAAACGTGAGGAACTGGGACTTGTCTCCAAGGAGAGGCAACGCGAGCTTGATGTAGCCAaggccaaagctaaagccaaatcCAAAGGTACTGGTGGAGGTGAAGGAGACCGTGTGCTTATGGGTCCACCAGGCCTTGACTATATCAGTCTTGGGCTAGTTGATGAGGAGGCAATCCCCAAGTATGAGCTCACAGTCGAGGATGGTCGGCGACTTGCCAAAGAGTACAGTCGTGTGCTAATGCGGCGGCACCGTGCAAGGCAAACAGCAGAGTCAACACTTCTGACCCTCAAAAAGGAGGCCATTGCTGCTCTCCCTGAGAAGCTGCGAGCTGCTGCTATGGTACCTGACATGACACCATTCCCTGCAAACCGGTACATGGCGACACTCACACCACCAATTGAAGGATATATTGAAAAGGTGCGGGAAGCGGCCAAGAAGCACTCTGTGAAGGAGAAACTTCGCTGA